The Gemmatimonadota bacterium genome includes a window with the following:
- a CDS encoding ABC transporter transmembrane domain-containing protein, translating into MRLADPLPDQIQKKLYPVLETDEEIHITLESDLDAKGRFQPSWLIVTDRRVMALELNGAGDDIAVPLDDLTRVAVEPLVGGSCLEVSTADDTIPLIRYSQSRVDVFNEAQRGIEQHIEGKPFQVKTEFPRVVCETCGRRLPTRDGLCPACVSKWSMLKRICAYLGAHRTKAIAMVALFAVLSVAELLPPKITQLIIDDAFANEDVDLLFWFVAAMAGLLVLRWLGEMANGWLTAWVGARVVADIRAQVYHHVEYLSLGFHDKQKTGGLLSRVTRDTRNVRSFLVDGLPFLILRWMTTLGIIGILFYTNWVLTLYILIPVPLIIIWGRVLYRRLRTYYTRMWRQWEGFFTHIQESLSGIRIVKAFAQENREVGRFKRNARDMFALEYWTEKQWIYYFSTMGLLNFLGFIVVWLVGGGQVLGQELTLGELILFYFYLQMFYGPLRWLGRVNSWMTRAMSAAERVFELIDMEPENYEDKNAKQMLQTRGEIRFHGVTFGYDAALPVLRDVNLHIRPGEMIGLVGKSGAGKSTTINLICRFYDVNYGSITLDGVDLRDIRLEDLRGHIGVVLQEPILFNGTIRENIAYGKPAASFEDIMAAARAANAHNFILAKPDGYDTILGDKGTGLSGGEKQRVSIARAILHDPRILILDEATSSVDAETEKQLQEAIARLIKGRTTIAIAHRLSTLRDADRLVVLEQGRVVEEGTHEELIANRGHFHHLVRLQKATSEIMEVA; encoded by the coding sequence ATGCGCCTGGCCGATCCCCTGCCGGATCAGATTCAAAAGAAACTCTACCCCGTACTGGAAACCGACGAAGAAATCCACATCACCCTGGAATCGGACCTGGATGCGAAAGGCCGGTTCCAGCCCTCCTGGCTCATCGTAACCGACCGCCGCGTCATGGCCCTTGAACTCAACGGCGCCGGCGACGACATCGCCGTCCCGCTGGATGACCTGACCAGGGTGGCGGTGGAACCCCTGGTAGGCGGCTCCTGCCTGGAGGTCTCCACGGCCGATGACACGATTCCGCTGATCCGATATTCCCAGAGCCGCGTGGACGTCTTCAACGAGGCGCAGCGCGGCATCGAGCAGCACATCGAGGGAAAGCCGTTCCAGGTCAAGACGGAATTCCCCCGGGTGGTCTGCGAAACCTGCGGCAGGCGCCTGCCCACCCGGGACGGGCTGTGTCCCGCCTGCGTCAGCAAGTGGAGCATGCTCAAGCGGATCTGCGCCTACCTGGGCGCCCACCGGACCAAGGCCATCGCCATGGTGGCGCTGTTCGCAGTGCTCAGCGTGGCGGAACTGCTGCCGCCCAAGATAACGCAGCTCATCATCGACGACGCCTTCGCGAACGAGGACGTGGACCTGCTGTTCTGGTTCGTCGCGGCCATGGCCGGCCTGCTCGTCCTCCGCTGGCTGGGGGAAATGGCGAACGGCTGGCTGACGGCCTGGGTGGGCGCCCGCGTGGTGGCGGATATCCGGGCCCAGGTGTACCATCACGTCGAATACCTTTCGCTGGGCTTCCACGACAAGCAGAAGACGGGCGGCCTGCTTTCGCGCGTGACGCGGGACACCCGGAACGTGCGCAGCTTCCTGGTGGACGGCCTGCCCTTCCTCATCCTCCGCTGGATGACGACGCTCGGGATCATCGGCATACTGTTCTACACCAACTGGGTGCTCACGCTCTACATCCTCATCCCCGTGCCGCTCATCATCATCTGGGGCCGGGTCCTGTACCGGAGGTTGCGGACCTACTACACCCGCATGTGGCGCCAGTGGGAAGGTTTCTTCACCCACATCCAGGAATCCCTGTCGGGGATACGGATCGTCAAGGCCTTCGCCCAGGAGAACAGGGAGGTAGGCCGGTTCAAACGCAACGCGAGGGACATGTTCGCCCTGGAGTACTGGACCGAGAAACAGTGGATCTACTATTTCTCCACCATGGGCCTGCTGAACTTCCTGGGCTTCATCGTGGTGTGGCTGGTGGGGGGCGGGCAGGTGCTCGGACAGGAACTCACCCTGGGCGAACTGATCCTGTTCTACTTCTACCTGCAGATGTTCTACGGACCGCTGCGGTGGCTCGGCCGGGTCAACAGCTGGATGACGCGGGCCATGAGCGCCGCCGAACGGGTCTTTGAGCTTATCGACATGGAACCGGAGAACTACGAGGACAAGAACGCGAAGCAGATGCTGCAGACGCGGGGCGAGATCAGGTTCCACGGCGTGACGTTCGGGTACGACGCCGCGCTGCCGGTGCTGCGCGACGTCAATCTCCATATCCGGCCCGGCGAGATGATTGGGCTGGTCGGCAAGTCGGGCGCCGGGAAGAGTACCACCATCAACCTCATCTGCCGGTTCTACGACGTGAACTACGGTTCGATCACGCTGGACGGCGTGGACCTGCGGGACATCCGGCTCGAGGACCTGCGGGGCCATATCGGGGTCGTCCTGCAGGAACCGATCCTTTTCAACGGGACGATCCGGGAGAACATCGCCTACGGCAAGCCCGCCGCGAGTTTCGAGGACATCATGGCGGCGGCCCGGGCGGCCAACGCCCACAACTTCATCCTCGCGAAGCCCGATGGATACGATACGATTCTCGGGGATAAGGGCACGGGGCTGTCGGGTGGCGAGAAGCAGCGCGTCTCCATCGCCCGGGCGATCCTTCACGACCCCCGCATCCTGATCCTGGACGAGGCGACGTCCTCGGTGGACGCCGAGACGGAGAAGCAGCTCCAGGAAGCCATCGCTCGGCTGATCAAGGGCCGCACGACGATCGCCATCGCCCATCGCCTGTCCACGCTGCGGGACGCCGACCGGCTGGTGGTGCTGGAGCAGGGCAGGGTCGTCGAAGAAGGCACCCACGAAGAACTGATCGCCAACCGCGGTCACTTCCATCACCTGGTGCGGCTGCAGAAAGCCACATCCGAGATCATGGAGGTGGCATGA
- a CDS encoding ABC transporter ATP-binding protein gives MTDTRATYKERMPDALADRCQAALREGESIRIAAATDLTEDLRFEERWLLVTDQRLLRFDSNGAGTGNGDASIELSDAKSAAVEELVGSGRINVVIGNEDVEVIRYTPSQRAKFARIARGIDQLIKEDPVDMQGEVDKTRCDRCGRLLPEPNGICSACTNRLAMMQRIARYALPFKGKLALMVFLSLLFTLAELGPPYIMGRIIDDVLGVPAGGVPADGVAGDPFAFLYLLVVAYAVIRLVSFVLEIFKDRLSVWLGGRVIVSVREDLYENLSRLSMKFYNKRQVGSLISRVSNDTESMMWFLVDGVPYILTNLLLLVGILVLLFVTSWQLTLMVLIPIPLLVIGGGYFWVRLIRAFRTKYYRWGKLVGMAGEMLSSVRVVKTFVQEKREMRRFRSSNEGVFRGDYESEKEAAVFFSTVSMLTSSGMILVWYYGGIAVIDDTFTTGSLIMFIAYLWMLYEPLRWFGELNTWSSRAMSGAEKVFEIVDTPAETEDRDDPVEMKDMKGEVEFEGVNFAYEAGKPVLHDISLHVQPGEMIGLVGKSGSGKTTMTNLLCRFYDIDDGGLMIDGVPIRDIGLKDLRRQIGVVLQDSYFFSGSIAENIRYSSPDASIEQIMRAARIANAHDFICAKPDGYDTQIGENGKELSGGEKQRIAIARAIIHDPRILVLDEATSSVDTHTEKLIQEAIANLVKGRTTFAIAHRLSTLRRADRLVVLDAGKIVETGTHAELLDMKGHFYRMVETQRASTAVMAVGGSKADPNRGANGHSS, from the coding sequence ATGACCGACACTAGGGCCACCTACAAAGAACGGATGCCCGACGCCCTGGCCGACCGTTGCCAGGCGGCGCTGCGGGAAGGAGAGTCCATCCGCATCGCGGCGGCGACCGACCTTACCGAAGACCTGCGGTTCGAGGAACGCTGGCTCCTGGTGACGGACCAGCGCCTGTTGCGGTTCGATTCGAACGGGGCAGGCACGGGAAACGGGGACGCGTCCATCGAGCTGTCCGACGCCAAGAGCGCCGCCGTGGAGGAACTGGTCGGCTCGGGCCGGATCAACGTGGTGATCGGGAACGAAGACGTCGAGGTCATCCGCTACACCCCGTCCCAGCGCGCCAAGTTTGCGCGGATCGCCCGGGGTATCGACCAGCTCATCAAGGAAGATCCGGTCGACATGCAGGGGGAGGTCGACAAGACCCGGTGCGACCGGTGCGGACGCCTCCTGCCCGAACCGAACGGGATCTGTTCGGCGTGCACAAACCGGCTCGCGATGATGCAGCGGATCGCCCGATACGCCCTGCCGTTCAAGGGCAAGCTCGCGCTGATGGTCTTCCTGTCGCTCCTGTTCACCCTGGCCGAACTCGGCCCGCCCTATATCATGGGGCGCATCATCGACGATGTGCTTGGCGTCCCGGCCGGCGGCGTCCCGGCCGACGGTGTGGCCGGGGACCCGTTCGCGTTCCTCTACCTGCTCGTCGTCGCCTACGCGGTCATCCGCCTCGTATCCTTCGTCCTGGAGATCTTCAAGGACCGCCTTTCCGTCTGGCTTGGTGGCCGCGTGATCGTGTCCGTCCGCGAGGACCTGTACGAAAACCTCTCCCGCCTGAGCATGAAGTTCTACAACAAGCGGCAGGTGGGGTCCCTGATCTCACGGGTGTCCAATGACACGGAAAGCATGATGTGGTTCCTGGTCGACGGCGTGCCCTATATCCTGACCAACCTCCTGCTCCTGGTGGGCATCCTGGTCCTGTTATTCGTGACCAGCTGGCAACTGACGCTCATGGTGCTCATTCCCATACCTTTGCTCGTCATCGGCGGGGGGTATTTCTGGGTCCGGCTGATCCGGGCGTTCCGGACGAAATACTATCGCTGGGGCAAGCTGGTGGGCATGGCGGGCGAGATGCTTTCCTCGGTGCGCGTCGTAAAGACCTTCGTCCAGGAAAAGCGGGAGATGCGCCGGTTCAGGAGCAGCAACGAAGGGGTCTTCCGGGGCGATTACGAGAGCGAGAAGGAAGCGGCCGTCTTCTTCAGCACGGTCAGCATGCTGACATCGTCCGGAATGATCCTGGTCTGGTACTACGGGGGCATCGCCGTCATTGACGACACCTTCACCACCGGCTCCCTTATCATGTTCATTGCCTACCTCTGGATGCTGTACGAACCCCTTCGGTGGTTCGGCGAACTGAACACCTGGTCGAGCCGGGCCATGAGCGGCGCGGAGAAGGTCTTCGAAATCGTCGACACCCCCGCGGAAACCGAGGACCGGGACGACCCGGTCGAGATGAAGGACATGAAGGGCGAGGTGGAATTCGAAGGCGTGAACTTCGCCTACGAGGCGGGCAAGCCCGTTCTCCACGACATCAGCCTCCACGTGCAGCCCGGCGAGATGATCGGGCTGGTGGGCAAGTCCGGGTCGGGCAAGACGACGATGACCAACCTGCTCTGCCGGTTCTACGATATCGACGATGGCGGCCTGATGATCGACGGCGTGCCGATCCGGGACATCGGCCTGAAGGACCTGCGAAGGCAGATCGGCGTCGTGCTGCAGGACTCTTATTTCTTCAGCGGCTCCATCGCGGAGAACATCCGGTACAGCAGTCCGGACGCCTCGATCGAGCAGATCATGCGGGCGGCCCGGATCGCGAACGCCCACGATTTCATCTGCGCGAAGCCCGACGGATACGACACGCAGATCGGCGAGAATGGCAAGGAGTTGTCGGGCGGCGAAAAGCAGCGGATCGCCATCGCGCGGGCCATCATCCACGATCCACGCATCCTGGTCCTGGACGAGGCCACCTCGTCGGTGGACACCCACACGGAGAAGCTCATCCAGGAGGCCATCGCCAACCTCGTGAAAGGCCGGACGACCTTCGCCATAGCCCACCGGCTTTCGACCCTCCGCCGCGCGGACCGGCTGGTGGTGCTGGACGCGGGAAAGATCGTGGAGACGGGCACCCATGCGGAATTGCTGGATATGAAGGGCCACTTCTACAGGATGGTCGAAACGCAGCGGGCAAGCACCGCGGTCATGGCCGTGGGCGGGAGCAAGGCCGACCCGAACCGCGGCGCCAACGGACATAGTTCTTAA
- a CDS encoding DUF1854 domain-containing protein: protein MPDEPGVDAPDTFEFETGIENAPVEPYQASEIRVFRAPKNTVRMTVRDERSYIRVRPVNASPMVHSDRYVSLLDIKNEEVAFIKDLNDLDEDSRKVIEEELAHRYLRATIERVNSIQMEYGVTYWDVMTDRGKREFVIRGHENTHWASDTRLLLTDVDGNRFDVVDYTRLDAHSIQLIETNV from the coding sequence ATGCCGGATGAACCTGGCGTAGACGCGCCGGACACCTTTGAATTCGAGACAGGGATCGAGAACGCCCCCGTCGAACCCTACCAGGCGAGCGAGATCCGGGTCTTCCGGGCGCCGAAGAACACGGTGCGCATGACGGTCCGCGACGAGCGGTCCTACATCCGCGTCCGGCCGGTCAACGCCTCCCCCATGGTCCATTCGGACCGGTATGTGTCGCTCCTGGACATCAAGAACGAGGAAGTGGCCTTTATCAAGGACCTGAACGACCTGGACGAAGATTCCCGCAAGGTTATCGAGGAGGAGCTCGCCCACCGGTACCTGCGGGCGACGATCGAACGGGTGAACTCCATACAGATGGAATACGGTGTCACCTACTGGGACGTCATGACCGACCGGGGCAAGCGCGAGTTCGTCATCCGCGGCCATGAGAACACCCACTGGGCGTCGGATACGCGGCTCTTGCTCACTGACGTCGACGGCAACCGGTTCGATGTGGTGGACTACACCCGCCTGGATGCCCACAGCATCCAGTTGATCGAGACCAACGTGTGA